Proteins encoded in a region of the Zea mays cultivar B73 chromosome 4, Zm-B73-REFERENCE-NAM-5.0, whole genome shotgun sequence genome:
- the LOC103654128 gene encoding uncharacterized protein, with product MAGAQCAATAGPRAAAPPPLLLALLLLCAFLCAVLVLLAPAARQHGDDSDETEELHAASSPWGRRDLPRPAAAAAWRPRPRGRWNSAGQGLRDGKHEVPSGPNPDSNR from the coding sequence ATGGCAGGAGCTCAATGCGCCGCCACAGCTGGgccgcgcgccgccgcgccgccgccgctcctccTCGCCCTACTCCTGCTGTGCGCCTTCCTCTGCGCCGTGCTCGTGCTGCTCGCGCCGGCGGCTCGGCAGCACGGGGACGACAGCGACGAGACGGAGGAGCTCCACGCCGCGTCTTCTCCGTGGGGCCGCCGCGACCTCCCGCGCCCGGCAGCCGCGGCGGCGTGGCGGCCCCGGCCGCGCGGGAGGTGGAACTCCGCGGGGCAGGGGCTCCGGGACGGCAAGCACGAGGTCCCCAGCGGCCCCAACCCGGACTCCAATCGGTAG